One Salmo trutta chromosome 19, fSalTru1.1, whole genome shotgun sequence genomic window carries:
- the LOC115154495 gene encoding mitochondrial uncoupling protein 2 — translation MVGIKPTDLAPTTAVKFVGAGTAACIADLVTFPLDTAKVRLQIQGEAQLGHGAQAVRYRGVFGTITTMVRTEGARSLYSGLVAGLQRQMSFASVRIGLYDSMKQFYTHGSDSASIVTRLMAGCTTGAMAVMFAQPTDVVKVRFQAQVRLADGVKRYNGTMDAYRSIARDEGVRGLWKGCMPNITRNAIVNCCELVTYDIIKELILKYDLMTDNLPCHFTAALGAGFCTTIVASPVDVVKTRFMNSTSGQYSSAMNCAYTMVTKEGPTAFYKGFVPSFLRLGSWNIVMFVSYEQIKRAMMRTKASWESPF, via the exons ATGGTTGGAATAAAACCCACAGACCTGGCGCCAACGACGGCTGTCAAGTTTGTTGGTGCAGGCACAGCAGCCTGCATCGCTGACCTTGTGACCTTCCCCTTGGATACTGCCAAAGTCAGACTACAG ATTCAAGGGGAGGCTCAGTTGGGGCATGGGGCCCAGGCTGTGAGGTATCGGGGCGTGTTTGGTACCATCACCACCATGGTGCGTACGGAGGGGGCCAGGAGCCTCTACAGCGGGCTGGTGGCAGGGCTCCAGAGGCAGATGAGCTTCGCCTCCGTCCGTATCGGCCTCTATGACTCCATGAAGCAGTTCTACACTCATGGCTCTGACA GTGCTAGCATCGTTACTCGGCTCATGGCAGGCTGCACCACAGGGGCAATGGCTGTGATGTTTGCTCAGCCCACAGACGTGGTCAAGGTGCGTTTCCAGGCTCAAGTACGTCTGGCTGACGGGGTGAAGAGATACAACGGTACTATGGACGCTTATCGGTCCATCGCCCGAGATGAAGGGGTGCGGGGCCTTTGGAAAG GCTGCATGCCGAATATAACACGCAATGCCATTGTGAATTGTTGCGAGCTGGTCACCTACGACATCATCAAGGAACTCATATTGAAGTACGACCTAATGACAG ATAACCTTCCATGCCACTTCACGGCTGCGCTCGGTGCAGGGTTCTGTACCACCATTGTCGCATCACCAGTAGATGTGGTTAAGACCAGATTCATGAATTCAACGTCAGGCCAGTACAGCAGCGCAATGAACTGTGCCTACACTATGGTGACTAAGGAGGGGCCAACAGCCTTCTACAAGGG GTTTGTGCCCTCCTTCCTGCGACTGGGGTCCTGGAACATTGTGATGTTTGTGTCTTATGAGCAGATCAAGAGGGCTATGATGAGAACAAAGGCCTCCTGGGAGTCACCATTCTGA
- the LOC115154497 gene encoding mitochondrial uncoupling protein 2: MVGFRPADVPPTAAVKFIGAGTAACIADLFTFPLDTAKVRLQIQGEEKGAAASHGTAVRYRGVFGTITTMVRTEGARSLYSGLVAGLQRQMSFASIRIGLYDSVKSFYTKGSDHVGIGSRLLAGCTTGAMAVALAQPTDVVKVRFQAQASSSGPNRRYHGTMQAYKTIAKEEGMRGLWRGTGPNIARNAIVNCTELVTYDLIKDALLKNTPLTDDLPCHFTSAFGAGFCTTVIASPVDVVKTRYMNSALGQYSSALNCAHAMVTKEGPLAFYKGFMPSFLRLGSWNVVMFVTYEQLKRAMMAAR, from the exons ATGGTTGGATTCAGACCTGCTGACGTGCCCCCAACCGCTGCGGTGAAGTTTATCGGTGCTGGAACAGCAGCCTGCATTGCTGACCTATTCACCTTTCCCCTGGACACAGCCAAAGTCCGGCTACAG atccagggagaggagaagggtgcGGCAGCTAGTCATGGCACAGCAGTGAGGTATCGGGGTGTGTTTGGTACCATCACCACCATGGTGCGTACGGAGGGGGCCAGGAGCCTCTACAGCGGGCTGGTGGCAGGGCTCCAGAGGCAGATGAGCTTCGCCTCCATCCGTATCGGCCTCTATGACTCTGTCAAGTCATTCTACACCAAAGGCTCAGACC ATGTAGGGATTGGCAGTCGCCTGCTGGCGGGCTGTACAACTGGAGCCATGGCAGTTGCATTAGCCCAGCCCACAGATGTGGTGAAGGTCCGCTTCCAGGCACAGGCTAGTTCCTCTGGGCCAAACCGACGTTACCATGGTACCATGCAggcctacaagaccatcgccaaggaAGAGGGCATGCGTGGTCTGTGGAGAG GTACTGGCCCAAACATTGCCCGCAATGCTATCGTGAACTGCACTGAACTGGTTACATATGACCTCATCAAGGACGCACTTCTTAAAAACACACCCCTGACTG ATGACCTCCCCTGCCACTTCACATCTGCATTCGGTGCAGGATTCTGCACCACTGTGATTGCTTCTCCTGTGGATGTGGTGAAGACGAGATATATGAACTCTGCCCTCGGCCAGTACAGCAGCGCCCTCAACTGTGCTCATGCCATGGTGACCAAGGAGGGACCTCTTGCCTTCTACAAAGG GTTCATGCCCTCTTTTCTACGACTGGGCTCGTGGAACGTGGTGATGTTCGTTACATATGAGCAGCTGAAACGTGCCATGATGGCAGCCCGCTAA